A section of the Dehalobacter sp. DCM genome encodes:
- a CDS encoding HelD family protein: protein MEQNRHDRDFEIRHLEQVLTVAREQLDAVLLANEENKEAIIAAKIDMWEDTSRSISGLWQMENFHELVELSQYANSVSERVSDYERDNAKILTLKRLLDSPYFARIDMKFEEEDAFEPVYIGRSSLQKDLTREMMIYDWRSPIASVFYRFGPGKVSYASPGGEITGEVNLKRQYEIKNGTLAYYFDADVHIIDEFLRRLLSQNASATMKTIVETIQKDQDLIIRDLEMDVLMVQGSAGSGKTSVALHRAAYLMYRGLAAKLTANEIVIISPNSLFEQYIVNVLPELGEKNIRSLVFEDIFSNVLQRESIQSRNHYWEVLLSSGVYDETPGHSNGSIVGQYNGSIVQRSMAFKSSGLFAEILRRFIKDLPLRWLPFADIYYDGKVIASKQWLKAKILKSNHEFLLGVRLKQLEESLWQRIHELRPSRLAKLKNFISAKPIHEFEVNEVARRISILESSALRKKIRQFTELDALELYRKLFADNDYFYQLAKGLTLPDGIAEIIAYTRENLQKEALLYDDALALTFLHLNTKGYSGYLDIKQVVVDEAQDYDPLHFEILHALFPRARYTILGDTHQTIGKREDAALYDEISRIFAKPKSMRVILDKSFRSTREIVAYSARFLDQDVLSECFGRSGDTPAVLAAPDQAALAALLLAEIATCREKGYQSIGLICKTEHDALSWYEQLKDQSEMTLLKGDVPFALSGVFLIPVYLAKGLEFDAVLVCDVDHAHYHRADDRHLLYIACTRALHRLNLFYTGEMSPLL from the coding sequence TTGGAACAAAATCGGCATGATCGGGATTTTGAAATCAGGCACCTGGAGCAGGTGCTGACTGTAGCCCGGGAACAATTGGATGCTGTCCTTCTCGCGAACGAGGAAAACAAAGAGGCCATTATTGCCGCGAAAATCGATATGTGGGAGGATACGTCCCGCTCGATCTCCGGCCTTTGGCAGATGGAAAACTTCCATGAGCTCGTCGAATTGAGCCAGTACGCCAATTCGGTGTCGGAACGGGTATCCGATTATGAACGGGATAACGCTAAAATCCTGACCTTAAAACGGTTGCTTGATTCTCCCTACTTTGCGCGGATCGATATGAAGTTCGAAGAGGAGGATGCCTTTGAGCCTGTTTATATCGGACGTTCTTCGCTGCAGAAAGATCTAACCCGGGAAATGATGATTTATGACTGGCGCTCTCCCATCGCCAGTGTCTTTTACCGCTTTGGCCCGGGGAAAGTGTCCTATGCGTCGCCGGGCGGAGAGATAACAGGAGAGGTTAATTTAAAACGCCAATACGAGATTAAAAATGGTACTCTGGCCTATTATTTCGATGCGGATGTTCACATCATTGACGAATTCCTGCGTCGGCTCCTTTCTCAAAATGCTTCCGCCACCATGAAAACCATCGTCGAAACGATTCAGAAAGACCAGGATCTGATTATCCGCGATCTGGAAATGGATGTGCTGATGGTTCAGGGATCAGCGGGCAGCGGCAAAACATCGGTCGCGCTGCATCGCGCGGCATATCTGATGTACCGGGGGCTGGCGGCCAAGCTGACGGCTAACGAGATTGTGATTATTTCACCGAACTCCCTCTTCGAACAGTACATCGTCAACGTCCTGCCGGAGCTGGGAGAAAAGAATATTCGGTCGCTGGTATTTGAAGATATCTTCAGCAACGTTTTACAACGTGAGTCTATCCAAAGCAGGAATCACTATTGGGAAGTTCTGCTCTCCTCCGGTGTATATGACGAAACGCCAGGGCATAGCAACGGTTCTATCGTCGGTCAATACAACGGCTCTATTGTTCAAAGAAGTATGGCCTTTAAAAGCTCAGGCTTGTTTGCAGAGATCTTACGGCGGTTTATTAAAGACTTGCCCCTTCGCTGGCTGCCGTTTGCCGATATTTATTATGACGGTAAGGTTATTGCCAGCAAACAATGGCTGAAGGCTAAAATTCTCAAGAGCAATCACGAATTCCTGTTGGGTGTGCGTTTAAAGCAATTGGAGGAATCCCTTTGGCAACGAATCCATGAGCTGCGCCCCAGCCGTCTGGCCAAGTTAAAAAACTTTATTTCTGCCAAGCCGATCCACGAATTTGAAGTCAACGAAGTAGCGCGCCGTATATCCATTCTCGAAAGTTCGGCCCTGCGCAAAAAAATCCGTCAGTTTACCGAGCTGGACGCTCTGGAACTCTACCGGAAGCTTTTTGCGGATAACGACTATTTTTATCAGTTGGCCAAAGGGCTGACGCTGCCTGATGGTATCGCAGAGATTATCGCCTATACCCGGGAAAACCTGCAAAAAGAGGCGCTGCTCTATGATGATGCACTGGCCCTGACTTTTCTTCATTTAAACACCAAAGGATATTCGGGTTATCTCGATATCAAACAGGTGGTTGTGGATGAAGCACAGGATTATGATCCCCTTCATTTTGAAATACTTCACGCTCTGTTTCCCAGAGCGCGGTATACCATCCTTGGCGATACCCATCAGACTATCGGCAAACGGGAAGACGCGGCACTCTATGACGAGATCAGCCGAATATTTGCCAAGCCGAAATCCATGCGGGTGATTCTCGACAAAAGCTTTCGCTCGACCAGGGAGATCGTGGCCTACAGCGCCAGATTCCTGGACCAGGATGTCCTGAGCGAGTGTTTTGGCCGCAGCGGCGATACACCTGCTGTACTCGCGGCACCCGACCAGGCAGCTCTGGCAGCTCTCCTGCTGGCGGAAATCGCCACGTGCCGGGAGAAGGGTTACCAATCGATCGGGTTAATTTGTAAAACGGAGCATGACGCCCTTTCCTGGTATGAACAGCTCAAGGACCAAAGCGAAATGACACTGCTCAAAGGGGACGTTCCTTTTGCGTTAAGCGGCGTTTTCCTAATCCCGGTTTATCTGGCCAAAGGCTTGGAATTTGATGCCGTCCTCGTCTGTGACGTCGATCACGCGCATTATCACCGCGCAGATGACCGACACCTGTTATATATTGCCTGTACGCGGGCGCTGCATAGACTGAACCTGTTTTATACCGGGGAGATGAGTCCGCTTTTATAG
- a CDS encoding DUF5655 domain-containing protein, which produces MTNHVFSGVRAKWLPLYEQLRSMAQVKLGPFEEYETTSAVLWKHTTTFAEVSAKKDCMVVGFASDVIHDEWEPTKVVQTSKNRVAHYFEVTDNDSFPVVIERITRAYALTQSNRPRKDPAEKPHYATIDKYIALFPEDVRERLQQIRQTIRQAAPEAQEKISWQMPTFWQKENLIHFAAAKNHIGLYPGEKAMRDFAPKLTGYKTTKGAIQFPQSEPIPYDLIAEITQYRVTDIRTKFGIQPDDNV; this is translated from the coding sequence ATGACAAATCACGTATTTTCCGGCGTCCGGGCCAAGTGGCTGCCGCTTTATGAACAACTCCGCAGCATGGCGCAGGTCAAGCTCGGTCCATTTGAGGAATATGAGACAACAAGTGCCGTGCTCTGGAAGCATACCACCACGTTCGCTGAGGTGAGCGCCAAAAAGGACTGCATGGTGGTTGGTTTTGCTTCCGATGTCATCCATGACGAATGGGAACCCACCAAAGTCGTGCAGACATCCAAAAACCGGGTGGCCCATTACTTCGAGGTGACGGACAATGATTCATTTCCGGTAGTGATCGAACGGATCACCCGGGCCTATGCGCTGACGCAGTCGAACCGCCCGCGTAAAGATCCCGCAGAAAAACCGCACTATGCCACGATTGACAAATACATTGCGCTGTTCCCGGAAGATGTGCGGGAACGCCTTCAGCAAATCCGGCAGACCATCCGTCAAGCAGCTCCGGAAGCTCAGGAAAAGATCAGCTGGCAAATGCCAACCTTCTGGCAAAAGGAAAACCTGATCCATTTTGCTGCGGCCAAAAACCACATCGGACTGTATCCCGGCGAGAAGGCGATGCGTGACTTTGCTCCTAAGCTCACGGGTTATAAAACAACCAAAGGCGCGATCCAATTTCCGCAGTCCGAACCGATTCCATATGATTTAATTGCGGAAATCACACAGTACAGAGTTACGGATATCCGGACTAAATTCGGCATACAACCTGACGATAACGTCTAA
- a CDS encoding flotillin family protein, which translates to MFSFISGLISIPIIVIVVLIVLGLAFWARYKTVGPDEAMIVTGSYLGRKNVHTDESGRRIKIVRGGGAFILPVFQQAEFISLLSHKLDVTTPEVYTEQGVPVMADGVAIIKIGGSVEDVATAAEQFMGKPTEALQQEAQEVLEGHLRAILGTMTVEEVYRNRDKFAQEVQGVAAKDLKKMGLQIVSFTIKDIRDRNGYLEALGKPRIAAVKRDAEVAEAQAIRDARIQKAKAAEEGQKAELLRDTNIAEANKEKELKVASFKKDQDTAKAEADQAYFIQEARSQQQVTEEQMKVAIVKKEKEIELEEKEIQRREKQYDAEVKKKADADRYSVEQAAEATKAKNMREADALKYKIEAEAKANAEQKRLEGLAIAEAEKAKGTAEAEVIRLKGLAEAEAKQKLAEAFAKYGEAAVLDIIVKMLPELAARIAEPLQAIDKLTVVDTGNGQGAARVSNYVTSLMATAPEMLKNVSGFDLEKMIKRLTGEPINEDLDKVTVPNKVNSEF; encoded by the coding sequence TCTGGGTTAATTTCTATTCCCATTATTGTTATCGTCGTACTTATTGTGCTGGGCTTGGCCTTTTGGGCCAGATATAAGACAGTCGGGCCTGATGAGGCGATGATTGTTACCGGATCCTATCTGGGTCGTAAAAATGTCCATACGGATGAATCAGGACGTCGCATAAAAATTGTCCGCGGCGGAGGTGCCTTTATCCTCCCTGTATTCCAGCAAGCCGAGTTTATCTCCCTCTTATCTCATAAATTGGATGTAACAACACCGGAAGTCTATACGGAACAGGGTGTGCCGGTGATGGCCGATGGGGTGGCCATCATCAAGATTGGCGGCTCTGTTGAAGATGTAGCAACGGCAGCCGAGCAATTCATGGGCAAACCCACCGAAGCCCTGCAGCAGGAAGCCCAGGAAGTTCTTGAAGGCCACTTAAGAGCCATCTTGGGAACCATGACGGTGGAAGAAGTCTACCGCAACCGGGATAAATTTGCCCAGGAAGTGCAGGGTGTGGCGGCCAAAGACCTGAAAAAAATGGGCCTGCAGATTGTATCCTTTACAATTAAGGATATCCGAGACAGAAACGGTTACCTGGAAGCTCTGGGTAAACCGCGGATCGCCGCTGTGAAACGGGATGCTGAAGTCGCGGAAGCACAAGCCATCCGGGATGCCCGGATTCAGAAAGCCAAAGCTGCTGAAGAAGGCCAGAAGGCCGAGCTGCTTCGGGATACCAATATCGCCGAAGCCAATAAGGAAAAAGAGCTGAAGGTTGCTTCCTTCAAGAAAGATCAGGATACGGCTAAGGCTGAAGCTGATCAAGCCTATTTCATACAGGAAGCACGTTCGCAGCAGCAGGTCACGGAAGAACAAATGAAAGTTGCCATCGTTAAAAAGGAAAAGGAAATTGAGCTTGAAGAAAAAGAAATCCAGCGCCGGGAAAAACAGTACGATGCTGAAGTCAAGAAAAAAGCCGACGCCGACAGGTATTCGGTAGAACAAGCGGCTGAAGCTACGAAAGCCAAAAATATGCGGGAAGCGGACGCCCTCAAATATAAAATCGAAGCTGAAGCAAAGGCCAATGCCGAACAAAAACGCCTGGAAGGTTTAGCTATTGCCGAAGCAGAAAAAGCAAAAGGGACAGCCGAAGCGGAAGTTATTCGATTGAAAGGTCTGGCTGAAGCTGAGGCCAAGCAAAAACTGGCCGAGGCCTTCGCGAAGTACGGCGAAGCGGCCGTGCTGGATATTATCGTTAAAATGCTGCCGGAACTGGCTGCCAGAATTGCCGAGCCGCTGCAAGCCATCGACAAGCTGACCGTCGTGGATACCGGCAACGGGCAAGGAGCGGCGCGAGTCAGCAACTATGTTACTTCCCTTATGGCTACTGCTCCGGAGATGCTAAAAAATGTATCCGGCTTTGACCTGGAAAAAATGATTAAACGCCTTACCGGCGAACCGATTAACGAGGATTTAGATAAGGTCACAGTTCCGAATAAGGTAAATAGTGAATTTTAG